The Betaproteobacteria bacterium region AGACGCCGCTCGTGCTCGTCTGCAAGGGATTCGAGCCGGCGAGCGGACTGCTCGCGCACGAGGTGGTGCAATCGGTGCAGTCCGGCCGCATGCTGTGCGCCCTGTCGGGACCGAGCTTTGCCGCGGAAGTGGCAGCGGGTCAGCCGACGGCGGTGGTGCTCGCTTCGGCGGACGTGCGGCTTGCCGCAAGCCTGGCGCGCGCGCTGCACAACGCGCGGCTGCGCATCTACTCCAACGACGACCTGGTCGGGGTCGAAGTCGCCGGCGCGGCCAAGAACGTGATGGCCATTGCGGCCGGCATTTGCGACGGCCTGCGCCTGGGCCATAACGCGCGCGCGGCGATGATCACGCGCGGGCTGGCCGAGATCTCGCGACTCGGCACACGGCTCGGCGGCCGGGTCGAGACCTTCATGGGATTGGCCGGCGCGGGCGACCTGATCCTCACCTGCACCGGCGACCTGTCGCGCAACCGCACCGTGGGACTGCGCCTCGCCGCCGGCGAACCGCTGCCCGAGATCCTGCGCAGCCTCGGCCATGTCGCCGAAGGCGTGAGCACCGCTTACGAGCTGGCGCGGCTGGCGTCACTGAAGAGCGTGGAGATGCCGATCACGCGCGCCGTGTGTGGCGTGCTCGATGGCGCACTCGCCCCGGCGGCCGCCGTCTCGGCGCTGCTCGAGCGCGACCTGCGGGCCGAGTTCTAGCCCGACTGTGAAAGTGGGGCTGGCTCGGACTTCTGCACCGTGAGCGGGACCACCATCGATCGCTTGAACTGCATCATCGCCCGCGCCGTCTTCAACCAAGTCGTCGCGTGCGCGCTCATCCGAAAGGCTCGCGTGGTCGACGCCATACGCTAACGACCTGACTCGCGTCAACACATCGCGGGTCGCAAATGCGCAGAATGTCACGTCGTGGTGCCGCGTCCCGTCAAAAAGATGCGCGTCGGCGTATGCCCTAATTGACAGGGCGCGCACGCGCAAACATGATCGCGCAAGCCACGTCGCTTCGTATGGCGCGCGCATGTTCGGGGGCTGTCGGTCACTGACTACGTGGGAGGAGAATCATGCTGCGCCGGATGGCACCCTGGATCTTCGCATCGCTCCTTGCTTGTTTTCCGCTGTCCCTGCAGGCCCTGCCGTTTTTCGTTGCGGGCGACTCTGATCGACCTGGCGGAATCGTCGATGTCGGTTTGGGCGAACAGAACATCGTCAAGTTCGATACCGCGACCATCGAAGTCCTGTTCGATAAGGACGTTCTGTCGTTTCAGGGTGCAAGCCTCGGCGAACTGATCTCCGACCCTGGCTTGGGATTCGTGCCCCTCGTGATCAATGTGGGAATCGGCAGCGTCCTAGTCAGCCTGGTCGGCGGACTGGAGGAGATCACGGGAAGCGGCGAGCTTTTGCGGATATCGTTCGAAATTGAGGCGACGGCGCTTCCCGGTCCTAGCCTCGTTTCATTTCGATGCCCGAGCCTGGCGACGTGCGAATCCGATTATGACATTCCGGAGATCCCGGAGACGACAGGGACCGTTACCGTCCTGAGTCCGAGCACGCCGATCCCGCTGCCGTCGTCCGCGTGGCTGCTCGCTCTCGGGCTGGCGGCCGCTTTCGTGGTACGGATACGGTCGTAGCACCCGGCCGGCTTTCGGCCTGCGCCAGCTTGCTGGCGTTCAGCGACCAAGGTTTGCAAGATGCGGGGCATGCGTTCGGTCTAGAACCGAGCATGCTCAAGCGGCCGCGCGAGTGGCATCGAATCCGAGCATTCGGGCGGACACTGCAACTGAAATCGGTCCAACATCCCGGGCGAATGCGCATGTTCCGCGTACGCCCGTTCCGGGTGTAAGGCAAACCCGGACGCTTTTGCCTCGACGACCTTCCGAGGAGGTGAGATGCCAGGCGGTTCGCTGCTCCAGCGCATGATTGCCCAGCTGTACCGACCCGGCGCGATTGCAGCGTTCGGTCGGCATCCCAAGCAGGCATCCAAGCATCATCCGATGCGTTTCGAATCGCTCGAGGCGCGCCTGCTGTTGAGCGCCGGGGAGGTGCTTGCCGTTCCGCCCTCGCATCTGCGGGAAGAAGTCGCTTCGCTCGGCCTCGCCGGGGTGTTCGAGCAGAACGTCGGCCAAGCGGATGACGAAGTGAACTTCATTGCGCGAGGGTTCGGCTACGAGCTTGCGCTGACGAGCCACGAAGTCATCATCGATTTCGATGCGCGGGCGGCAAACGCATCGCCTGCCAACGACGCGCTCCCGGACCTCGCGCCGCTTCGCATCCAATGGCTCGACGCACAGGCGCCGCGGTCGGTCGGCGGCGCCGACCCCCAAAAGGCCGTAGTGAACTATCTCGATACCGCGGATCCGCAGCGATCCGTCGTCGGCGTCCCGATTTTCGGCGAGGTGCACTACGAGGATGTGTACGACGGAATCGACCTGCGCTTCTACGAACGCGACGGCTTCATGGAATTCGACTGGATTGTCGAGGCGGGCGCGGACCCGAACGACATCCGGCTGGGTTACGACGGAGCGAGCGACCTGTCACTGGACGCATCCCGCCAACTGTTGATCGCTACGTCGCGGGGCGCGCTGGTGCAGCGCGCGCCGGTGCTGTTTCAGACGATCGACGGCGAACGTGTCGCCGTG contains the following coding sequences:
- a CDS encoding NAD(P)H-dependent glycerol-3-phosphate dehydrogenase gives rise to the protein MKLAVLGAGAWGTALAIVLARKHSVALWARDEAHARVLADTRRNDRYLPGFELTAAIDVSAELARTLAGAEAAVCAVPMSGLRELMGRLPHDETPLVLVCKGFEPASGLLAHEVVQSVQSGRMLCALSGPSFAAEVAAGQPTAVVLASADVRLAASLARALHNARLRIYSNDDLVGVEVAGAAKNVMAIAAGICDGLRLGHNARAAMITRGLAEISRLGTRLGGRVETFMGLAGAGDLILTCTGDLSRNRTVGLRLAAGEPLPEILRSLGHVAEGVSTAYELARLASLKSVEMPITRAVCGVLDGALAPAAAVSALLERDLRAEF